In one window of Dokdonia sp. PRO95 DNA:
- a CDS encoding YraN family protein — protein sequence MTPKELGEYGEELATLHLIKQGYTILERNWFFGKNEVDIICQKEEGVLVVVEVKARNSDFFGDPQSFVSTGKQKSIVKVSNEYVLENDLDVEVRFDIIAVLKNSKQERLEHFEDAFYFF from the coding sequence ATGACCCCAAAAGAACTAGGCGAATACGGCGAAGAACTAGCAACCCTGCATTTAATAAAGCAGGGGTACACGATTCTTGAACGTAATTGGTTTTTTGGAAAAAATGAAGTCGACATTATCTGCCAGAAGGAAGAAGGCGTCCTGGTAGTGGTAGAAGTAAAAGCGCGTAACTCAGATTTCTTTGGCGATCCGCAGAGTTTTGTGAGTACTGGTAAGCAAAAGTCTATCGTAAAAGTGTCAAATGAATATGTACTAGAAAATGACCTAGATGTCGAAGTACGTTTTGACATTATCGCAGTACTCAAAAACTCAAAGCAAGAACGCCTTGAGCATTTTGAGGATGCGTTTTACTTTTTTTAA